The Vibrio cyclitrophicus sequence CCAAACAAGCGAACTTGTGTTTGTGGTGCGTCTAGCGCCTCTGTAAGACCTTCAAAACGAATGTTGGTTGAAGTGCCTTGGCCTAGAATAACCGCTGATGCACACGGGCCGTATTGTGTGATTGATTTGATTGGCATACCCGTAAAGGCGCGCACGTGCAGTGCGAATTCAGATGAGTCTTGAGACATCAATGTTACTAAGCCAGTATCGTGTGGGCGAGGGGAGACTTCGTTGAAGATAACGTGATCGCCTTTAACAAACAGCTCGACACCAAAGATACCGTGACCGCCTAATGCGTTAACCACTTGTTCTGCCGTGTATTGCGCCGCTTTCAGAGCGTTGTCTGACATGATTTGTGGCTGCCATGATTCACGGTAGTCACCGTCTTCTTGGCGGTGACCGATTGGGGCACAGAAATGAACACCGTCGACTGCACGAACGGTTAGAAGAGTGATCTCGTAATCAAAGTCAATAAAGCCTTCAACGATCACACGACCCGCGCCAGTACGACCACCTTCTTGCGCGTAGTTCCAAGACTTTTGAATGTCTTCTTCTGTTTTGATAACGCTTTGGCCTTTACCTGAAGAACTCATTACTGGCTTAACAACGCAAGGCATACCGACGAATTCAACAGCAGCGGCAAAATCTTCAAAGGTGTCTGCAAAGCGGTAAGGAGAAGTGCTTAGTTTTAGCTCTTCTGCGGCTAGGCGACGGATACCTTCGCGGTTCATCGTTAGCTTGGTCGCATTCGCAGTTGGAACGACATTTAAGCCTTGTGCTTCTAGCTCTACTAGCTTGCTGGTAGCAATAGCTTCAATTTCAGGAACTACATAATCTGGCTTTTCTAGTTCGATGATAGCTTGAAGAGCATCACCATCTAACATGTCCACTACATGGCTACGGTGTGCAACTTGCATTGCTGGTGCGTCTGCATAACGGTCACAAGCAATAACTTCCAAACCTAAACGTTGGCACTCGATAGCAACTTCTTTGCCGAGTTCACCTGAACCTAATAGAAGTACACGAGTAGCATTTTCACGAGTAGCAGTACCAAACATAGAAATTCCTTCCGATCTTTTAACGATTGATTGAAAACGGGGTGATCATACTTATTTCAATGATAAAAGCAAACGTTTGCGCAAGTTGTTGCGTTAATTACAGGCATAAAAAAAAGCAGCCCTGTTAAATAGAGCTGCTTATTTAAATTTTTGTTAATTAGATGTACTTAGATTGCTAAGTAAGTCACTGGAATGTCGGGATTTATCGCTTCTAATGTAGATTGCGTATCCGCTAGGTGACTGATGCTACCTTCTGCTATTTCAACCAAAGCAGCACTTTCAATTTGCTCAAAATCGAAGCCAGCCAGTTTAAGTTGAATTAACGCGACTTGCAGAGGTGGAAGGCTTGGGTTGAACGCCGCATTTTCTGCGTAAGCACCCGTGAAAATCTCACCCGATGTCAGTTGTAGTGAAACACCACTTAGGTTTTTTGTGTAAGGAGCATGACTGCGGTTTAGTGCCGCTAGCGCTTCTACAACAATAGGCGTTGTTTCTTCGGTCGTGTACTTATGATCAAGCTTAGTCATTAGGCCAGTTGTCACACCTAGATCAGCAGGGCCGAATGAGTCTGGCAGGTACTCTTGCAGAGACATTTCATCACGTTGTGGCAGCTGAACTTTAAGTTCTTTTGCTGTTGTCAGCTCATTCATGAATTGACGACAGTGACCACAAGGGCTGAAGTTGATCGTGATATCGGAGATACCTTGCTCGCCTTTCATCCAAGCGTGACTGATTGCAGATTGCTCAGCGTGCACTGTTTGACCAAGTTGAGCACCCGCTATTTCAAGGTTTGCACCAAAATACAGAGTACCAGACAAACCACGCACGATAGCACCAACATAAAAGTCAGATAACGGAGCGTAAGAATACGCTGCGGCAAAAGGAAGTAGCGCAATACGTAGCTCGTCATCAGCTAGACCACTTGCTTGCAGTAAGCTGGCAAATTGTTCTGGAGACAATGTCGCGTCAAAGTTGTCTGCTAATACGATGTCACTCAAAAGCGCTTTCATTGATGATGGAGCACTTTCCAGCGCCAGGGTAATACGACTGTTCATGTTGAATCCTTAATTGACCTTAGGCTTTAATTCTATGCGATACTCAGGAATTTTCTGTGATAGTGATCACTATTGCTCTGTTGCTGTTACATTGGCTTGCATAATTAGAGTGAGGTCACAGATGAAATCGATTGCAAAGACAAAAACTACCCTTGATATCGCATTTATTGTCTGAAATTGGGTGCGTTTAGCTAAAAATTGATGAAAAAATGAGAACAAAAAGCCCAAACAGACACTGAAATGCTCAGAGTTTCGCTTGGGCTCATTGGATGTTTTTAAAACTTAAGTCCCAGTCTATTAGCTTAAACTGAAGCCATTAGTTTAAGCGTAGATCCAAACCACGATAGAAAATATGGTCGGTGCAATAATCGAGGTAATTACGCCACAAAGAACTAAAGCTAGGGAACTGAATGCTGCATCTTCCTGATTCTTTTCAGCACACGTTGCC is a genomic window containing:
- the purT gene encoding formate-dependent phosphoribosylglycinamide formyltransferase, which encodes MFGTATRENATRVLLLGSGELGKEVAIECQRLGLEVIACDRYADAPAMQVAHRSHVVDMLDGDALQAIIELEKPDYVVPEIEAIATSKLVELEAQGLNVVPTANATKLTMNREGIRRLAAEELKLSTSPYRFADTFEDFAAAVEFVGMPCVVKPVMSSSGKGQSVIKTEEDIQKSWNYAQEGGRTGAGRVIVEGFIDFDYEITLLTVRAVDGVHFCAPIGHRQEDGDYRESWQPQIMSDNALKAAQYTAEQVVNALGGHGIFGVELFVKGDHVIFNEVSPRPHDTGLVTLMSQDSSEFALHVRAFTGMPIKSITQYGPCASAVILGQGTSTNIRFEGLTEALDAPQTQVRLFGKPDIDGRRRLGVALTRRKSTETAIEDAIESASKVKVIY
- the cdd gene encoding cytidine deaminase, which translates into the protein MNSRITLALESAPSSMKALLSDIVLADNFDATLSPEQFASLLQASGLADDELRIALLPFAAAYSYAPLSDFYVGAIVRGLSGTLYFGANLEIAGAQLGQTVHAEQSAISHAWMKGEQGISDITINFSPCGHCRQFMNELTTAKELKVQLPQRDEMSLQEYLPDSFGPADLGVTTGLMTKLDHKYTTEETTPIVVEALAALNRSHAPYTKNLSGVSLQLTSGEIFTGAYAENAAFNPSLPPLQVALIQLKLAGFDFEQIESAALVEIAEGSISHLADTQSTLEAINPDIPVTYLAI